A stretch of the Candidatus Rokuibacteriota bacterium genome encodes the following:
- a CDS encoding ABC transporter substrate-binding protein, whose amino-acid sequence MGLMRVAGVVLGIAMVLALSAVAGIGGASAAERLTVGVTSLTPAAMPIFAAKEKGFFEAEGLEVTLPIFKSGTENTQAVIAGEVQIAHGSITEVLNLKKAKLDGRYFWGISNFMPFKLYAHPTIKSPQELKGKKLAISNFGAQSDYLTQFTLRHFGIEPIKEAPILPIGSTPARYAALKAGRVDATIMWFPHTLIADKDGFRMLVDLNDIIPDWGYLGYYAKSDYLKSRRDTVVRYLRAHTRGLREVKANPQVGIAILKKYLKYDQVVAEAGYKEFVKSFAEDGRLPVKGFEFLLAEQAKAGKLPDKLTVADLIDEEFVKALAGPR is encoded by the coding sequence ATGGGCCTCATGAGAGTGGCAGGTGTGGTGCTGGGGATCGCAATGGTGCTCGCCCTCTCGGCCGTCGCCGGCATCGGAGGGGCGTCCGCAGCCGAGAGGCTGACGGTCGGGGTGACATCGCTGACGCCCGCGGCCATGCCCATCTTCGCGGCCAAGGAGAAGGGCTTCTTCGAGGCCGAGGGGCTGGAGGTGACGCTCCCGATCTTCAAGAGCGGGACCGAGAACACCCAGGCGGTCATCGCGGGCGAGGTCCAGATCGCTCACGGCTCCATCACCGAGGTCCTAAATCTGAAAAAAGCCAAGCTGGACGGCCGCTACTTCTGGGGGATCTCCAACTTCATGCCGTTCAAGCTCTACGCCCATCCGACGATCAAGTCTCCCCAGGAGTTGAAGGGGAAGAAACTGGCGATCAGCAACTTCGGGGCCCAGTCCGATTACCTCACCCAGTTCACCCTCCGCCACTTCGGCATCGAACCCATCAAGGAGGCGCCGATCCTTCCCATCGGGTCCACGCCCGCCCGCTACGCTGCGCTCAAGGCCGGCAGGGTGGACGCCACGATCATGTGGTTCCCGCACACGCTGATTGCGGACAAGGACGGCTTCAGGATGCTGGTGGACTTGAACGACATCATCCCGGACTGGGGCTACCTCGGGTACTACGCCAAGAGCGACTACCTCAAGAGCCGGCGGGACACCGTGGTCCGCTACCTCCGCGCCCACACACGGGGCCTCAGGGAAGTTAAAGCGAATCCTCAAGTCGGAATCGCAATCCTCAAGAAATATTTGAAGTATGACCAGGTGGTCGCTGAGGCCGGTTACAAGGAGTTCGTCAAGTCCTTCGCCGAGGACGGCCGGCTTCCGGTGAAGGGGTTCGAGTTCCTGCTCGCCGAGCAAGCAAAGGCCGGAAAGCTGCCCGACAAGCTCACGGTGGCGGACCTGATCGACGAGGAGTTCGTCAAGGCCCTCGCCGGGCCGCGCTGA
- a CDS encoding ABC transporter ATP-binding protein, with protein MPVKLEAQGIRLEYYQSRTESRLLALDEINLQIMEGEFLSIVGPSGCGKTTFLNNVDGLLPATSGRISIDGKVVTRPGPDRAVVFQDASLLPWRTVLGNVLYGLECQGINSDHAHERARQFIELAGLGGFENHYPHELSGGMQQRVNLARALVVDPQILLMDEPFASLDAQTREIMQEELLHIWRQARKTVLFITHQINEAVYLSDRVIVFTARPGRVKQSVSIDIERPRKLAIKRDPRFLKLEDYVWDLIEGEVKKTMLTDQSTRGGAGERGRDLGI; from the coding sequence ATGCCGGTTAAGCTCGAAGCCCAGGGAATCCGCCTCGAGTACTACCAGTCCCGGACCGAGAGCCGGCTCCTGGCGCTCGACGAGATCAACCTCCAGATCATGGAGGGGGAGTTCCTCTCCATCGTCGGGCCATCCGGATGCGGCAAGACCACATTCCTCAACAACGTGGACGGTCTCCTGCCCGCCACGAGCGGCCGGATTTCCATTGACGGCAAAGTCGTGACCCGGCCGGGGCCGGACCGCGCCGTCGTCTTCCAGGACGCGTCGCTGCTCCCGTGGCGCACCGTGCTCGGCAACGTGCTCTACGGCCTCGAGTGCCAGGGGATCAACTCCGACCACGCGCACGAGCGCGCCCGACAGTTCATCGAGCTGGCCGGGCTCGGCGGGTTCGAGAACCACTACCCGCACGAGCTGTCGGGCGGCATGCAACAGCGCGTCAACCTGGCCCGGGCCCTGGTCGTGGACCCCCAGATCCTATTAATGGACGAGCCCTTCGCCTCGCTCGATGCCCAGACGCGGGAGATCATGCAGGAGGAGCTCCTCCACATCTGGCGCCAGGCGAGGAAGACCGTGCTCTTCATCACCCATCAGATCAACGAGGCCGTCTACCTCTCGGACCGGGTCATCGTGTTCACGGCGCGGCCGGGGCGGGTCAAGCAGAGCGTGTCCATTGACATCGAACGGCCACGGAAGCTGGCCATCAAACGTGACCCCCGCTTCCTCAAGCTCGAGGACTACGTGTGGGATCTGATCGAAGGCGAAGTCAAGAAGACGATGCTGACCGACCAGTCAACCCGGGGCGGCGCGGGCGAGCGGGGTCGCGATCTGGGGATCTAA